In Carassius gibelio isolate Cgi1373 ecotype wild population from Czech Republic chromosome B20, carGib1.2-hapl.c, whole genome shotgun sequence, the following are encoded in one genomic region:
- the lpin1b gene encoding phosphatidate phosphatase LPIN1: MNYVGQLAGQVFVQVKELYRGLNPATLSGCIDVIVVRQPDGALICSPFHVRFGKMGVLRSREKVVDIEINGEPVDLHMKLGENGEAFFVKETEDDQEVVPSYLATSPIPSDGGLLMGSSSENGIMKKRRKRRRKFRMEDVKREDSVEFSEEELFNSELPDQNRDLINRGSSTGNKQNTIHARSDGEWSPVHSPHVSRPCTPKSDSELLKDQQEDSAMLWSWGELPQAAKPSFLSSNPNVLPACPLSIPVSDNTHFRVIPDTAVHGHDRNRTLHPDSQSNRAARVMSAVEEGGANNGSRPQNKTDSPSKRKDKKSRHLGSDGVYLDDLKNLEPEVAALYFPKSGSNGVRSATVSPQSMCSSGADSGVDSYDLPSMAISLCGGLTENREITKEHFQQKSVSFQQFADNPSIIDDPNLVVQINSKYYNWTTAAPIMLAMQAFQKPLPKATIERLMKEKMPRNRGRWWFSWRGRTNNTKLDSVSGGSACLAGDETIKNRRTDESTSSDEDLTAKQTPVPVHTDPAPSGGGVSYQKTLRLSSEQLVSLQLQDGPNDVVFSVTTQYQGTCRCEGTIYLWNWDDKIIISDIDGTITRSDKLGHILPTLGKDWTHQGIASLYHNISQNGYKFLYCSARAIGMADMTRGYLHWVNERGTMLPQGPVLLCPSSLLSALHREVIEKRPEKFKVACLTDIKNLFLPNTEPFYAAFGNRGTDVFSYKEVGVPLNRIFTVNPKGELIQEHAKTNISSYVRLGEVVDHVFPLLKRRGSCDFPCSDTFSQFTFWREQLPLVDGQMANTSR, encoded by the exons ATGAATTACGTGGGGCAGTTGGCGGGCCAGGTGTTCGTGCAGGTGAAGGAGCTCTACAGGGGTCTGAATCCCGCCACGCTCTCCGGTTGCATCGATGTCATCGTTGTCCGGCAGCCGGATGGAGCTCTGATCTGCTCTCCATTTCACGTGCGCTTCGGAAAAATGGGCGTCCTGAGATCACGAGAGAAAGTG GTGGACATTGAGATCAATGGGGAACCTGTGGATTTACACATGAAGTTGGGCGAGAACGGAGAAGCTTTCTTCGTCAAGGAGACAGAAGACGATCAG GAAGTGGTTCCATCTTACCTGGCCACATCTCCCATTCCATCCGACGGGGGGCTTCTGATGGGCTCCAGCAGTGAGAATGGAAtaatgaagaagaggaggaagaggagaaggaagTTTCGAATGGAGGATGTGAAGAGGGAGGACAGCGTGGAGTTCTCAGAGGAAGAACTGTTCAACAGTGAGCTGCCTGATCAGAACAG AGATCTGATAAACAGAGGTTCATCCactggaaacaaacaaaacacaattcaTGCTCGTTCAGATGGGGAGTGGAGTCCGGTTCACAG tCCTCATGTGTCTCGTCCCTGCACCCCTAAAAGTGACTCTGAGCTGCTAAAAGATCAGCAGGAGGATTCGGCCATGCTGTGGTCCTGGGGGGAGTTACCACAAGCCGCCAAG CCATCGTTTCTATCATCGAATCCAAACGTCCTGCCTGCGTGCCCACTGTCAATCCCAGTCTCTGACAACACACATTTCAGAGTCATCCCTGACACGGCTGTCCACGGCCACGACAGAAACAGGACATTACATCCTGACAGCCAATCAAACAGAGCGGCTCGCGTGATGTCAGCGGTGGAGGAGGGAGGAGCAAATAATGGATCCCGCCCACAAAATAAGACTGATTCTCCTTCTAAAAGAAAAG ATAAGAAAAGCCGCCACCTGGGTTCTGACGGTGTGTATTTGGACGATCTAAAAAATCTGGAGCCAGAAGTGGCAGCACTTTACTTCCCTAAAAG TGGTTCGAACGGCGTTCGCAGTGCGACTGTGTCTCCTCAGTCCATGTGCAGCTCGGGAGCCGACAGCGGCGTGGACAGCTACGACCTGCCCTCTATGGCCATCTCTCTGTGTGGAGGACTCACAGAAAATAGAGAGATCACTAAAG AACATTTCCAGCAGAAGTCTGTGTCATTTCAGCAGTTTGCTGATAATCCATCCATCATTGATGACCCTAATCTGGTGGTACAGATCAACTCTAA GTATTATAACTGGACCACTGCTGCTCCTATTATGTTGGCTATGCAAGCCTTCCAGAAACCATTGCctaag GCCACCATAGAGAGACTTATGAAGGAGAAAATGCCCAGAAACCGAGGAAGATGGTGGTTTTCATGGCGAGGAAGAACAAACAACACCAAACTG GATTCAGTCTCCGGTGGTTCGGCGTGCCTTGCAGGAGATGAGACCATCAAGAACAG GCGCACAGACGAATCCACCTCCAGCGATGAAGACTTAACTGCCAAACAAACCCCCGTCCCTGTTCACACAGACCCCGCCCCTTCAGGAGGGGGCGTGTCCTATCAGAAAACACTCCGCCTCTCTTCAGAACAGCTC GTCAGTCTGCAGCTGCAGGACGGTCCTAATGACGTGGTGTTTAGTGTGACGACGCAGTATCAGGGCACGTGTCGCTGTGAGGGAACCATCTACCTGTGGAACTGGGATGataaaatcatcatatcagacaTCGACGGCACAATCACCAG GTCAGATAAGCTGGGGCACATTTTGCCCACACTGGGTAAAGACTGGACCCATCAGGGCATCGCAAGCCTGTATCACAACATCAGCCA GAACGGGTATAAGTTTCTGTACTGCTCGGCGAGAGCGATCGGCATGGCTGACATGACACGGGGTTACCTGCACTGGGTCAATGAGAGAGGAACCATGTTACCTCAGGGACCCGTTTTACTGTGTCCCAGCAGCCTGCTTTCAGCACTGCACAG GGAGGTGATTGAGAAGAGGCCGGAGAAGTTTAAGGTGGCGTGTTTGACAGATATTAAGAATCTGTTCCTCCCAAACACTGAGCCCTTCTACGCAGCGTTTGGGAACAGAGGCACC GACGTGTTCTCCTATAAAGAGGTGGGAGTTCCCTTAAACCGAATCTTCACTGTCAATCCTAAAGGAgaattgatccaggaacatgccAAGACCAACATCTCATC
- the LOC127983938 gene encoding G patch domain-containing protein 2-like isoform X1, with protein sequence MFRATEIKSFGKAGTGWHFRRTMDELVHDLVSALEESSEQARGGFGDGGDHALAVSCLLKRQARKRRGRKRRSDNPHPPWDTCHLSEGSESSLEEQKDYRSSTAAGGAHTRDNNSDSDEQLGAKRRTPLTDPGRGKRPLWLDDLSGADALGTRSLRRRRKVKRMAVDPPLDVSTMLLPPSRATNSREAGFSPEAKGSESNKNRVKKRKYTTQRLAQDVADEGVVVESEEAGQTAKDKMDYDEQKGSDEEMSDRCETSSVSNSSDGGLYTNDEGRQGDDEQSDWFYEGEPGGACGVAGVVPWWERDSNELDLNDPMFNSILSGAFPLMSQGAPRGFQARQACLQKSQGTSQGIPDRLPRLSQDPHDSWFSSGARRDQLLWDSRSDRSHRKSCSLKTPSRQNSGHLGSLCTGDIKRRRKAAPVGGPSSSGVVGESTAPLPESNVGSRMLQSMGWTPGSGLAPDGRGITEPIRASQRPKGAGLGFN encoded by the exons ATGTTCCGCGCCACCGAGATCAAGAGCTTCGGTAAAGCGGGAACCGGCTG GCACTTTCGGCGGACGATGGACGAGCTGGTCCATGACCTGGTGTCGGCTCTGGAGGAGAGTTCAGAACAAGCCCGTGGAGGGTTTGGAGATGGTGGAGATCACGCTCTGGCCGTCAGTTGCCTGTTGAAACGCCAGGCCCGCAAGCGCCGTGGCCGTAAGCGTCGGTCCGATAACCCTCACCCACCGTGGGACACCTGCCACCTGAGCGAAGGCTCTGAGTCCAGCCTAGAGGAGCAGAAAGACTACCGCTCATCCACAGCAGCAGGGGGCGCTCACACCCGTGACAACAACAGCGACTCGGATGAGCAGCTGGGTGCCAAGCGGCGTACACCCCTCACTGACCCCGGCAGGGGGAAGAGGCCGCTGTGGCTGGATGACTTGAGTGGAGCGGATGCTTTGGGAACGCGCAGTTTGCGGAGGCGTCGGAAAGTCAAGCGCATGGCTGTGGACCCACCACTAGATGTCTCCACCATGCTGCTGCCGCCGTCCAGAGCAACCAACAGCAGGGAGGCGGGGTTCAGTCCAGAGGCCAAAGGGAGCGAATCAAACAAAAACAGGGTGAAGAAGAGGAAGTACACAACGCAGAGACTCGCACAGGACGTGGCGGACGAAGGCGTGGTGGTAGAGAGCGAAGAGGCGGGACAAACAGCCAAAGATAAGATGGACTATGATGAGCAGAAAGGCTCAGATGAGGAGATGAGTGACAGGTG TGAGACGAGCAGCGTGAGTAACAGCAGTGATGGGGGCCTGTACACAAACGACGAGGGAAGGCAAG GCGATGATGAGCAGAGTGATTGGTTCTATGAGGGCGAGCCGGGCGGGGCTTGTGGAGTCGCTGGTGTGGTGCCGTGGTGGGAGAGAGACTCTAACGAACTGGACCTCAATGACCCCATGTTCAACAGCATCCTGAGCGGAGCGTTCCCGTTAATGTCACAGGGAGCTCCAAGAG GGTTTCAAGCGCGGCAGGCCTGTCTTCAGAAGTCACAG GGAACCTCTCAAGGAATTCCCGATCGATTACCGAGATTATCCCAGGATCCTCATGA CTCGTGGTTCAGCTCCGGGGCCAGAAGAGACCAA TTGCTTTGGGATTCTCGTAGCGACAGAAGCCACAGGAAAAGCTGCTCTTTAAAGACTCCTAGCag ACAAAATAGTGGTCATCTTGGCTCTTTGTGTACTGGAGATATAAAGAGACGACGGAAAGCTGCGCCTGTGGGAGGCCCGTCATcctcag gtgtggTGGGTGAGAGCACTGCTCCTCTGCCCGAGTCAAACGTAGGGAGCCGTATGCTGCAGAGTATGGGCTGGACCCCGGGGTCAGGCCTGGCCCCTGACGGCAGAGGCATCACGGAGCCCATTCGTGCGTCTCAGAGGCCGAAGGGAGCCGGACTGGGCTTCAACTGA
- the LOC127983938 gene encoding G patch domain-containing protein 2-like isoform X3 → MFRATEIKSFGKAGTGWHFRRTMDELVHDLVSALEESSEQARGGFGDGGDHALAVSCLLKRQARKRRGRKRRSDNPHPPWDTCHLSEGSESSLEEQKDYRSSTAAGGAHTRDNNSDSDEQLGAKRRTPLTDPGRGKRPLWLDDLSGADALGTRSLRRRRKVKRMAVDPPLDVSTMLLPPSRATNSREAGFSPEAKGSESNKNRVKKRKYTTQRLAQDVADEGVVVESEEAGQTAKDKMDYDEQKGSDEEMSDSETSSVSNSSDGGLYTNDEGRQGDDEQSDWFYEGEPGGACGVAGVVPWWERDSNELDLNDPMFNSILSGAFPLMSQGAPRGFQARQACLQKSQGTSQGIPDRLPRLSQDPHDSWFSSGARRDQLLWDSRSDRSHRKSCSLKTPSRQNSGHLGSLCTGDIKRRRKAAPVGGPSSSGVVGESTAPLPESNVGSRMLQSMGWTPGSGLAPDGRGITEPIRASQRPKGAGLGFN, encoded by the exons ATGTTCCGCGCCACCGAGATCAAGAGCTTCGGTAAAGCGGGAACCGGCTG GCACTTTCGGCGGACGATGGACGAGCTGGTCCATGACCTGGTGTCGGCTCTGGAGGAGAGTTCAGAACAAGCCCGTGGAGGGTTTGGAGATGGTGGAGATCACGCTCTGGCCGTCAGTTGCCTGTTGAAACGCCAGGCCCGCAAGCGCCGTGGCCGTAAGCGTCGGTCCGATAACCCTCACCCACCGTGGGACACCTGCCACCTGAGCGAAGGCTCTGAGTCCAGCCTAGAGGAGCAGAAAGACTACCGCTCATCCACAGCAGCAGGGGGCGCTCACACCCGTGACAACAACAGCGACTCGGATGAGCAGCTGGGTGCCAAGCGGCGTACACCCCTCACTGACCCCGGCAGGGGGAAGAGGCCGCTGTGGCTGGATGACTTGAGTGGAGCGGATGCTTTGGGAACGCGCAGTTTGCGGAGGCGTCGGAAAGTCAAGCGCATGGCTGTGGACCCACCACTAGATGTCTCCACCATGCTGCTGCCGCCGTCCAGAGCAACCAACAGCAGGGAGGCGGGGTTCAGTCCAGAGGCCAAAGGGAGCGAATCAAACAAAAACAGGGTGAAGAAGAGGAAGTACACAACGCAGAGACTCGCACAGGACGTGGCGGACGAAGGCGTGGTGGTAGAGAGCGAAGAGGCGGGACAAACAGCCAAAGATAAGATGGACTATGATGAGCAGAAAGGCTCAGATGAGGAGATGAGTGACAG TGAGACGAGCAGCGTGAGTAACAGCAGTGATGGGGGCCTGTACACAAACGACGAGGGAAGGCAAG GCGATGATGAGCAGAGTGATTGGTTCTATGAGGGCGAGCCGGGCGGGGCTTGTGGAGTCGCTGGTGTGGTGCCGTGGTGGGAGAGAGACTCTAACGAACTGGACCTCAATGACCCCATGTTCAACAGCATCCTGAGCGGAGCGTTCCCGTTAATGTCACAGGGAGCTCCAAGAG GGTTTCAAGCGCGGCAGGCCTGTCTTCAGAAGTCACAG GGAACCTCTCAAGGAATTCCCGATCGATTACCGAGATTATCCCAGGATCCTCATGA CTCGTGGTTCAGCTCCGGGGCCAGAAGAGACCAA TTGCTTTGGGATTCTCGTAGCGACAGAAGCCACAGGAAAAGCTGCTCTTTAAAGACTCCTAGCag ACAAAATAGTGGTCATCTTGGCTCTTTGTGTACTGGAGATATAAAGAGACGACGGAAAGCTGCGCCTGTGGGAGGCCCGTCATcctcag gtgtggTGGGTGAGAGCACTGCTCCTCTGCCCGAGTCAAACGTAGGGAGCCGTATGCTGCAGAGTATGGGCTGGACCCCGGGGTCAGGCCTGGCCCCTGACGGCAGAGGCATCACGGAGCCCATTCGTGCGTCTCAGAGGCCGAAGGGAGCCGGACTGGGCTTCAACTGA
- the LOC127983938 gene encoding G patch domain-containing protein 2-like isoform X2, whose product MFRATEIKSFGKAGTGWHFRRTMDELVHDLVSALEESSEQARGGFGDGGDHALAVSCLLKRQARKRRGRKRRSDNPHPPWDTCHLSEGSESSLEEQKDYRSSTAAGGAHTRDNNSDSDEQLGAKRRTPLTDPGRGKRPLWLDDLSGADALGTRSLRRRRKVKRMAVDPPLDVSTMLLPPSRATNSREAGFSPEAKGSESNKNRVKKRKYTTQRLAQDVADEGVVVESEEAGQTAKDKMDYDEQKGSDEEMSDRCETSSVSNSSDGGLYTNDEGRQGDDEQSDWFYEGEPGGACGVAGVVPWWERDSNELDLNDPMFNSILSGAFPLMSQGAPRGFQARQACLQKSQGTSQGIPDRLPRLSQDPHDSWFSSGARRDQLLWDSRSDRSHRKSCSLKTPSRQNSGHLGSLCTGDIKRRRKAAPVGGPSSSVLRGNMRLSCRQEETEACRCVNGKLSDGYVTGLAAEQKIGADLISSLKNIISCCDL is encoded by the exons ATGTTCCGCGCCACCGAGATCAAGAGCTTCGGTAAAGCGGGAACCGGCTG GCACTTTCGGCGGACGATGGACGAGCTGGTCCATGACCTGGTGTCGGCTCTGGAGGAGAGTTCAGAACAAGCCCGTGGAGGGTTTGGAGATGGTGGAGATCACGCTCTGGCCGTCAGTTGCCTGTTGAAACGCCAGGCCCGCAAGCGCCGTGGCCGTAAGCGTCGGTCCGATAACCCTCACCCACCGTGGGACACCTGCCACCTGAGCGAAGGCTCTGAGTCCAGCCTAGAGGAGCAGAAAGACTACCGCTCATCCACAGCAGCAGGGGGCGCTCACACCCGTGACAACAACAGCGACTCGGATGAGCAGCTGGGTGCCAAGCGGCGTACACCCCTCACTGACCCCGGCAGGGGGAAGAGGCCGCTGTGGCTGGATGACTTGAGTGGAGCGGATGCTTTGGGAACGCGCAGTTTGCGGAGGCGTCGGAAAGTCAAGCGCATGGCTGTGGACCCACCACTAGATGTCTCCACCATGCTGCTGCCGCCGTCCAGAGCAACCAACAGCAGGGAGGCGGGGTTCAGTCCAGAGGCCAAAGGGAGCGAATCAAACAAAAACAGGGTGAAGAAGAGGAAGTACACAACGCAGAGACTCGCACAGGACGTGGCGGACGAAGGCGTGGTGGTAGAGAGCGAAGAGGCGGGACAAACAGCCAAAGATAAGATGGACTATGATGAGCAGAAAGGCTCAGATGAGGAGATGAGTGACAGGTG TGAGACGAGCAGCGTGAGTAACAGCAGTGATGGGGGCCTGTACACAAACGACGAGGGAAGGCAAG GCGATGATGAGCAGAGTGATTGGTTCTATGAGGGCGAGCCGGGCGGGGCTTGTGGAGTCGCTGGTGTGGTGCCGTGGTGGGAGAGAGACTCTAACGAACTGGACCTCAATGACCCCATGTTCAACAGCATCCTGAGCGGAGCGTTCCCGTTAATGTCACAGGGAGCTCCAAGAG GGTTTCAAGCGCGGCAGGCCTGTCTTCAGAAGTCACAG GGAACCTCTCAAGGAATTCCCGATCGATTACCGAGATTATCCCAGGATCCTCATGA CTCGTGGTTCAGCTCCGGGGCCAGAAGAGACCAA TTGCTTTGGGATTCTCGTAGCGACAGAAGCCACAGGAAAAGCTGCTCTTTAAAGACTCCTAGCag ACAAAATAGTGGTCATCTTGGCTCTTTGTGTACTGGAGATATAAAGAGACGACGGAAAGCTGCGCCTGTGGGAGGCCCGTCATcctcag TGCTTCGTGGAAACATGCGACTCTCGTGTCGTCAGGAAGAGACGGAGGCTTGTCGTTGTGTTAACGGTAAACTCAGCGACGGTTATGTGACTGGATTGGCAGCTGagcagaagatcggtgctgatcTCATTTCCTCATTAAAGAACATCATTTCCTGCTGTGATCTGTGA